The segment TGCAGCTCGTCCAGCCGCGCCGGCGCCCCTTTCAGCGTCATGGATAGGAAGGAACGTCCAGGCTCGACCATGACCGCCTTCAGACCGGAAGGAACATTCGTGATCGAAATCGGAATATCATCCATCATCCGCTCGCTGACCGCAACAACCGTCATTTCCACTTCCATGGAGCCCGGCTCGATTCTCTCAAATCCTGGAGGCGGCGTCAAGTCTGCCGAAAGCACTGTTGTCCCTGCCTCTGTCAGCTCTGACAAGTCAATCAACGCACCGTTATAGGACTTTATACTCTCAATCTGCTCCGGCTCGCCGTATAGTGTAACCTCTGTGATGCGCGGGTCAGCTTCAGAAAGCACGAGCCCCTCCGGCAGACTGCCAGTGTACTGAACCTCCAGCGGTACCTTTACAAAGCCCGCTTCCACCGGAACCTGAACCGCAATAGCAGGCGGATTAATGACAGCGTCTGTCATTTCATTTCCTTCCTGATCATATGCGGTCAGCTTCACCCGATTTTCTTCAAAAGACTCCTTCGCCCCGTCCAGCTCCACCGTGCCCTTCACCTGGGACAGCCTGGCAAGCTCTGACTCCGGCATCGTCACCTGCACATTCTTCGGATTCACCTCGATCGGTCCCGACAGCCGGTAGCCCTCAGCTAGCTCGCCGCTGGTGCCGACCGCCGCTGGAACCGTCTCAGACTGGCGCTCCTCCACCGTGACCGTGACGACGGAAGGCTCCATCGAGACCAGCTCCACGCCGTTGGGCAGCGAATGCGTTAATGGCAGTGTCTGTGTGCCGGGAGACTTGATCCCGCTTAAGTCCAGCTTCACCTTATACTCATCGGCAAAAATCGTCGTAATATCCGTTCGGCGCCCCTTCACCCTTAAAGACACCTGATCGGCACTGATCCCCGTTAGGGCATAAGCAGTATCATCAAAACCGAACGTCTGGATATTCACCTGTACCGTTTTGGTATCAAACGAAGTCGTAGGCGGCGCAGGCACACCGTTCTCAATATGCACCATCACCCATAGCAGCATGCTCACAGCAAGAGCGATGAGCTTGGCAGCGGTGTTGTTCTTAATCCATTTATCCATGCTAACGGTCTCCCTTCCGTTT is part of the Paenibacillus algicola genome and harbors:
- a CDS encoding CdaR family protein — encoded protein: MDKWIKNNTAAKLIALAVSMLLWVMVHIENGVPAPPTTSFDTKTVQVNIQTFGFDDTAYALTGISADQVSLRVKGRRTDITTIFADEYKVKLDLSGIKSPGTQTLPLTHSLPNGVELVSMEPSVVTVTVEERQSETVPAAVGTSGELAEGYRLSGPIEVNPKNVQVTMPESELARLSQVKGTVELDGAKESFEENRVKLTAYDQEGNEMTDAVINPPAIAVQVPVEAGFVKVPLEVQYTGSLPEGLVLSEADPRITEVTLYGEPEQIESIKSYNGALIDLSELTEAGTTVLSADLTPPPGFERIEPGSMEVEMTVVAVSERMMDDIPISITNVPSGLKAVMVEPGRSFLSMTLKGAPARLDELQVQDIILSADASGLDAGIHEIPLEVTLPRFVSRVNNSRIVITVELREPAEPATGEPSEPPGSPGSSDNDGREPVPEPEEEPDGDRSGEKDPPREEDDRAGSQPGSGTGPGEEEPAPEPGNEPGNPERDPADDPENEASTETTDTRAE